The Urbifossiella limnaea genome has a window encoding:
- a CDS encoding anhydro-N-acetylmuramic acid kinase translates to MSRVLVGLAVGSGLEGADAAAVRCPGVGLALTPAVPKAVRVLFPPAARDQLRPGATPTPELVRNVADTLAHATRTVLVQAGVSARDAFVAGLLPPARAADNLIPWAEVADRVAEQTGVSVVHGFRGRDRAAGGAGQPITAAADFLLLKADAEDRVLVHLGSVVQVVHVPAGGKLKDVTAFEAGPGNQLLDAMAYHGTRGRDLTDPGGKTAVQGRLRDELLARWLDHPHLTRKPPKAVHADAFGRSFLLAAFDAARQLGAGLPDLLCSATHLVARAAAAQVPPATGPRRVLLSGGGVRNGFLWQRLAHEFDGTTVGRTDDAGLPPLARNAAAAAVLAALTCDGVPGNLPVWTGAAGGRLVGQLAPGDGRNWARLLAWAADQTADVPRASRAA, encoded by the coding sequence GTGTCCCGCGTACTGGTCGGTCTCGCCGTCGGCTCCGGGCTCGAAGGGGCCGACGCCGCGGCGGTCCGCTGTCCCGGCGTCGGCCTCGCGCTGACGCCGGCCGTGCCGAAGGCCGTGCGCGTCCTGTTCCCGCCCGCCGCCCGCGACCAACTCCGCCCCGGCGCCACGCCCACGCCGGAACTCGTCCGCAACGTCGCCGACACGCTCGCCCACGCAACGCGAACCGTCCTGGTTCAGGCCGGCGTGTCGGCCCGCGACGCCTTCGTGGCCGGGCTACTGCCGCCCGCCCGCGCCGCCGACAACCTGATCCCCTGGGCCGAGGTCGCCGACCGCGTCGCGGAGCAGACGGGCGTGAGCGTCGTCCACGGCTTCCGCGGCCGCGACCGTGCCGCCGGCGGCGCCGGCCAGCCGATCACCGCCGCGGCCGACTTCCTGCTGCTGAAGGCCGACGCCGAGGACCGGGTGCTGGTCCACCTGGGGTCGGTCGTGCAGGTCGTCCACGTCCCCGCCGGCGGCAAGCTCAAGGACGTGACCGCGTTCGAGGCCGGGCCGGGGAACCAGCTGCTCGACGCGATGGCCTACCACGGCACCCGCGGCCGCGACCTGACCGACCCGGGCGGCAAGACCGCCGTACAGGGCCGCCTCCGCGACGAGCTGCTGGCCCGCTGGCTCGACCACCCGCACCTGACGCGGAAGCCGCCGAAGGCCGTCCACGCCGACGCCTTCGGCCGGTCGTTCCTCCTCGCCGCGTTCGACGCCGCCCGCCAACTCGGGGCGGGTCTGCCCGACCTGCTCTGCTCCGCGACGCACCTGGTCGCCCGCGCCGCCGCGGCGCAAGTGCCGCCGGCGACCGGCCCGCGCCGCGTGCTGCTCAGCGGCGGCGGCGTCCGCAACGGCTTCCTGTGGCAGCGGCTCGCGCACGAGTTCGACGGCACCACGGTCGGCCGCACCGACGACGCCGGCCTGCCACCGCTGGCGCGGAACGCCGCCGCCGCGGCGGTACTCGCGGCGCTGACGTGCGACGGCGTGCCCGGCAACCTTCCCGTCTGGACCGGCGCCGCGGGTGGCCGCTTGGTCGGCCAGCTCGCCCCGGGCGACGGCCGCAACTGGGCGCGGCTCCTCGCGTGGGCTGCGGACCAGACTGCCGACGTGCCCCGAGCCTCGCGGGCGGCGTAA
- a CDS encoding M90 metallopeptidase family protein, protein MTRLLATLLLTASATAADPLPVAPPPRPVVPLPAAHTTHVIEGWNVRVDDRLKLPGNDDLRRTSLRFLENKLADIIIVMPPDRLAKLRKVTIQLDLDYGQIGPMQYHPSAGWLKNNGYATNLAKCVHLPRAADLATKRNVSDMPWVILHELAHAYHDQVLGFDNPRVREAFEAYRASGRGEKALLYDGRRVKHYALTNPMEFFAEMTEAYFGVNDFFPFTRAELKESEPAIYELMADVWTRPLPAGGR, encoded by the coding sequence ATGACCCGCCTCCTCGCCACTTTGCTGCTGACGGCCTCCGCCACGGCCGCCGACCCGCTCCCGGTCGCCCCGCCGCCGCGGCCGGTCGTGCCGCTGCCGGCGGCCCACACCACGCACGTGATCGAGGGCTGGAACGTCCGCGTGGACGACCGGCTCAAGCTGCCGGGGAACGACGACCTGCGGCGGACGTCGCTGCGGTTCCTGGAGAACAAGCTGGCCGACATCATCATCGTGATGCCGCCCGACCGGCTGGCGAAGCTGCGAAAGGTGACCATCCAGCTCGACCTCGACTACGGCCAGATCGGCCCGATGCAGTACCACCCGAGCGCCGGCTGGCTGAAGAACAACGGGTACGCCACGAACCTGGCGAAGTGCGTCCACCTGCCGCGGGCCGCCGACCTGGCCACGAAGCGGAACGTCAGCGACATGCCGTGGGTAATCCTGCACGAGCTGGCGCACGCGTACCACGACCAGGTGCTGGGGTTCGACAACCCGCGCGTCCGCGAGGCGTTCGAGGCGTACCGGGCGAGCGGCCGCGGCGAGAAGGCGCTGCTGTACGACGGCCGGCGGGTCAAGCACTACGCCCTGACGAACCCGATGGAGTTCTTTGCGGAGATGACGGAGGCGTACTTCGGAGTGAACGACTTCTTCCCGTTCACGCGGGCCGAACTGAAGGAGAGTGAGCCGGCGATCTACGAGCTGATGGCCGACGTTTGGACGCGGCCGCTGCCGGCGGGCGGCCGCTGA
- a CDS encoding DedA family protein, translating into MDEFFAQLWNLILVFIDPRNLPHPERYVEALKAPGVMWTAFAAVNLIVFTETGLLIGFLLPGDSLLVVTGIVARTAEWPMLPLTLSLIACAIIGDSVGYWIGAKAGPAIFNRPSSRFFKREHLLAAKAYYERHGGKTIIIARFIPIIRTFVPVVAGAAKMEYRTFLTFNVVGGVAWITSMLAIGYFLDDALKQVFGPEFMIAKHVDKVVIVVVFLSVAPMLLKGYRHWRDRRRVANIGAGSPPTTIA; encoded by the coding sequence ATGGACGAGTTCTTCGCACAGCTCTGGAACCTCATCCTCGTCTTCATCGACCCGCGGAACCTGCCGCACCCGGAGCGCTACGTCGAGGCGCTCAAGGCGCCCGGCGTGATGTGGACGGCGTTCGCCGCGGTGAACCTCATCGTCTTCACCGAGACGGGCCTGCTCATCGGGTTCCTGCTGCCGGGCGACTCGCTCCTGGTCGTCACCGGCATCGTCGCCCGCACCGCCGAGTGGCCGATGCTGCCGCTGACGCTGAGCCTGATTGCGTGCGCCATCATCGGCGACTCGGTCGGCTACTGGATCGGGGCGAAGGCCGGGCCGGCGATCTTCAACCGCCCGTCGAGCCGGTTCTTCAAGCGCGAGCACCTCCTCGCCGCGAAGGCCTACTACGAGCGGCACGGCGGCAAGACGATCATCATCGCCCGGTTCATCCCGATCATCCGGACCTTTGTGCCGGTGGTGGCCGGGGCGGCGAAGATGGAGTACCGCACGTTTCTGACGTTCAACGTCGTCGGCGGCGTCGCCTGGATCACGAGCATGCTGGCGATCGGCTACTTCCTCGACGACGCGTTGAAGCAGGTGTTCGGCCCCGAGTTCATGATCGCCAAGCACGTCGACAAGGTGGTGATCGTGGTGGTGTTCCTGTCGGTCGCGCCGATGCTGCTGAAGGGATACCGCCACTGGCGGGACCGTCGCCGGGTGGCAAACATTGGGGCAGGGAGCCCACCGACTACGATCGCGTGA
- a CDS encoding DUF58 domain-containing protein, protein MRWLLVAVAVTVLALVLQAGLVAFAGYVLLGVYLLSRTLARRWAENLDATRKCPTDPREVDESVEVVVTLRNTGALPILWVLVEDLLPERMLRRPTRLDVKGKRVRVLALGGGKTKTLRYTVTFRLRGYYPLGPTVLETGDVFGLHRRHRVIGTPAYVMVYPKIVLLPKYDFASQRPIGEVRLQNRLFEDVTRTAGVRPYIPGDPFSRIHWRATARTGQLHSRLYEPTSLAGATVLVDFHSAGFPSRGEPYRSDLVVTVACSLVYAVSVLNQQVGFASNGRDAADRIREESLAKGDSEYASREGARDRFELKEESDRLRPVVVDTRRGFDQFQKIREGLARLELSDGMSFAGLALELATRMPRDATVMAVLPRVPVETAVALGTLRRQGFAVSAFLVGLDETARLEAHGRLLAETVRDIRYVNSEPELAALAANAAVAAPASYSVEIPLV, encoded by the coding sequence ATGCGCTGGCTCCTCGTCGCGGTCGCCGTCACCGTGCTGGCGCTCGTGCTGCAAGCGGGTCTCGTCGCGTTCGCCGGGTACGTCCTCCTCGGCGTCTACCTCCTCAGCCGCACCCTCGCCCGCCGCTGGGCCGAAAACCTCGACGCCACCCGCAAGTGCCCCACCGACCCGCGCGAGGTCGACGAGTCCGTCGAGGTCGTCGTCACGCTCCGCAACACGGGGGCGCTGCCGATCCTGTGGGTGCTCGTCGAAGACCTGCTGCCCGAGCGGATGCTCCGCCGCCCCACCCGACTCGACGTGAAGGGGAAGCGCGTCCGCGTACTCGCGCTCGGCGGCGGGAAGACGAAGACGCTCCGCTACACCGTCACGTTCCGCCTGCGCGGCTACTACCCCCTCGGGCCGACCGTGCTGGAAACTGGCGACGTGTTCGGCCTCCACCGCCGCCACCGCGTGATCGGCACCCCGGCGTACGTCATGGTGTACCCCAAGATCGTGCTGCTACCGAAGTACGACTTCGCCTCGCAGCGGCCGATCGGCGAGGTGCGGCTGCAGAACCGGCTGTTCGAGGACGTAACCCGCACCGCCGGCGTCCGCCCGTACATCCCCGGCGACCCGTTCAGCCGCATCCACTGGCGCGCCACCGCCCGCACCGGCCAGCTCCACTCACGCCTCTACGAGCCCACGAGCCTCGCCGGCGCGACCGTGCTCGTGGACTTCCACTCGGCCGGCTTCCCGAGCCGCGGCGAACCGTATCGGTCCGACCTCGTCGTCACGGTGGCGTGCAGCCTGGTCTACGCGGTGTCGGTGCTGAACCAGCAGGTCGGCTTCGCCAGCAACGGCCGCGACGCCGCCGACCGCATCCGCGAGGAGTCGCTGGCGAAGGGCGACAGCGAGTACGCCAGCCGCGAGGGCGCGCGTGACCGCTTCGAGCTGAAGGAGGAGTCGGACCGGCTGCGGCCGGTGGTCGTGGACACGCGGCGCGGGTTCGACCAGTTCCAGAAGATTCGGGAAGGCCTGGCCCGGCTCGAACTGTCGGACGGGATGTCGTTCGCGGGTCTGGCGCTGGAGCTGGCGACGCGAATGCCGCGCGACGCGACCGTGATGGCCGTGCTGCCGCGGGTGCCGGTCGAGACGGCCGTGGCGCTAGGAACGCTACGGCGGCAGGGGTTCGCGGTGTCGGCGTTCCTGGTGGGGTTGGATGAAACGGCCCGGCTGGAGGCGCACGGCCGGCTGCTCGCCGAGACGGTGCGCGACATCCGCTATGTCAACAGCGAGCCGGAGCTGGCAGCGCTGGCGGCGAACGCCGCGGTCGCGGCACCGGCGAGCTACTCGGTGGAGATTCCGCTGGTGTAA
- a CDS encoding WD40 repeat domain-containing protein: protein MARISDNKLRPAWAAAVPDHVVGLTWSPDGRFVAAAAVSGPVVVFDAGGKSVHQLPGHGFGTAAAAWQPGGSLLATAGQDGKVRVWDGGAEVRALDGGAAWVERLAWHPSGNLLAAAAGKTARVWDAAGTLVFTSPAQAGTVTDVGWRPNSQQLAVLGYGAANVYDLSGTAAHIFAWKGSPLALAWSPDGSVLAHGNQDATVHFWYAATGKDLQMSGYPSKVRELSWDAGGRYLATGGGPMVCVWDCGGPKGPEGTQPAMLEGPEDTVTAVAWQRRGYLLAATARDGRVLLWQPANKKAPKAGEYRFKGAEASALAWSPDDKVLAVGAGYGTVAVLRVG from the coding sequence ATGGCACGAATTTCCGACAACAAGCTCCGCCCCGCCTGGGCCGCCGCCGTCCCCGACCACGTCGTCGGGCTGACGTGGAGCCCCGACGGGCGGTTCGTCGCGGCCGCCGCCGTCAGCGGGCCGGTCGTCGTCTTCGACGCGGGCGGCAAGTCGGTGCACCAGTTGCCGGGCCACGGCTTCGGCACGGCCGCGGCGGCGTGGCAGCCGGGCGGTAGCCTTCTCGCCACCGCGGGTCAGGACGGTAAGGTCCGCGTCTGGGACGGCGGCGCCGAGGTGCGGGCGCTCGACGGCGGTGCGGCGTGGGTCGAGCGGCTGGCGTGGCACCCGTCGGGCAACCTCCTCGCCGCCGCGGCCGGCAAGACCGCCCGCGTGTGGGACGCCGCCGGCACGCTCGTGTTTACCTCGCCCGCACAGGCCGGTACCGTCACCGACGTGGGCTGGCGGCCGAACTCGCAACAGCTCGCGGTGCTCGGCTACGGCGCGGCGAACGTGTACGACCTGAGCGGGACGGCCGCCCACATCTTCGCCTGGAAGGGATCGCCGCTGGCCCTGGCGTGGAGCCCCGACGGCAGCGTCCTGGCCCACGGCAACCAGGACGCCACCGTCCACTTCTGGTACGCGGCGACCGGCAAGGATTTGCAGATGTCCGGCTACCCGTCGAAGGTGCGGGAGCTGTCGTGGGACGCGGGCGGCCGCTACCTCGCCACCGGCGGCGGGCCGATGGTGTGCGTGTGGGACTGCGGCGGCCCGAAGGGGCCGGAGGGGACGCAGCCGGCGATGCTCGAAGGGCCGGAGGACACGGTCACGGCGGTGGCGTGGCAGCGCCGCGGCTACCTGCTCGCGGCGACGGCCCGCGACGGCCGGGTGCTGCTGTGGCAGCCGGCGAACAAGAAGGCGCCGAAGGCCGGCGAGTACCGCTTCAAGGGGGCGGAGGCGTCGGCGCTGGCGTGGTCGCCGGACGACAAGGTGCTGGCGGTCGGGGCCGGCTACGGCACGGTGGCGGTGCTGCGGGTGGGATGA
- a CDS encoding succinate dehydrogenase cytochrome b subunit, producing METATTGVRHPKGPAKDRKGPDAKAFTASLLDSTVGGKLLVALTGTALVGFVVFHMIGNLKVLQGPDAINAYAYFLKHDLGALIWIARGGLLALFVLHLALALRLKLRSVAARPVPYQVYRPAQAGVASRTMVYTGVVVGLFTLFHLAHYTFGWVKGVQVTDATTGQKVWKNYFDLVDAKGRHDVYEMVVAGFSNWGMIAVYLVAQVVLFVHLRHGIPSVFQTLGLKNARLRGGIDILGLLVALTILVGNVALVLAVQLGWLKSQYPAG from the coding sequence ATGGAAACCGCCACCACCGGCGTTCGCCACCCGAAGGGGCCGGCCAAAGACCGCAAGGGGCCGGACGCCAAGGCGTTCACCGCGTCCCTGCTCGATTCCACGGTCGGCGGCAAACTCCTCGTCGCACTCACCGGCACCGCGCTGGTCGGGTTCGTCGTGTTCCACATGATCGGCAACCTGAAGGTGCTTCAGGGGCCGGACGCGATCAACGCCTACGCCTACTTCCTCAAGCACGATCTCGGCGCCCTCATCTGGATCGCCCGCGGCGGGCTTCTCGCCCTGTTCGTGTTGCACCTCGCACTCGCGCTGCGGTTGAAACTTCGGTCCGTCGCGGCCCGGCCGGTGCCGTACCAGGTGTACCGCCCGGCGCAGGCCGGCGTGGCCAGCCGCACGATGGTCTACACCGGCGTCGTGGTCGGGCTGTTCACGCTGTTCCACCTCGCCCACTACACGTTCGGCTGGGTGAAGGGCGTGCAGGTGACCGACGCCACCACCGGCCAGAAGGTGTGGAAGAACTACTTCGACCTTGTGGACGCCAAGGGCCGGCACGACGTGTACGAGATGGTCGTGGCCGGGTTCTCGAACTGGGGCATGATCGCCGTCTACCTCGTCGCCCAGGTTGTGTTGTTCGTCCACCTGCGGCACGGGATCCCGAGCGTGTTCCAGACCCTCGGCCTGAAGAACGCCCGCCTCCGCGGCGGCATCGACATTCTCGGCCTGCTCGTCGCGCTGACGATCCTCGTGGGGAACGTGGCGCTGGTGCTAGCGGTTCAACTCGGGTGGCTGAAGTCACAGTACCCGGCGGGCTGA
- a CDS encoding S1C family serine protease yields the protein MPVVHCPTCRQALTVGDGLGGTVVTCPACQQPMTLPPMPAAPAVVAQPDFVESFAVPSRPPRREYEADPAPLRVGSTNWTLVALGGGAAALLGMVVVGVVVWVLVGRTTATPSTKDKGPVAKSAPAPQPKGKVEPLAATTPGRMDDANLARIKKATVYVRIRTAKGVSSGSGFFVEPGLIVTNHHVINHPGRLEVVTQSGTVETRTYPARVLFQDATKDLALVEAAGATTPGVLQVGDTTALRETHEVYAFGFPLGERVGQEITVTKTTVSSIRTGGDRKRREVQLNGGLEHGNSGGPVTDVTGRVVGVAVSKFDNTSVHFAIAAEEVTQFLARYER from the coding sequence ATGCCCGTCGTCCACTGCCCGACCTGTCGCCAGGCGCTGACCGTCGGCGACGGCCTCGGCGGCACCGTCGTCACCTGCCCCGCCTGTCAGCAGCCGATGACCCTGCCGCCGATGCCGGCCGCACCGGCGGTCGTCGCGCAACCCGACTTCGTCGAATCGTTCGCCGTCCCGTCCCGCCCGCCGCGCCGCGAGTACGAGGCCGACCCCGCCCCGCTCCGCGTGGGTTCCACCAACTGGACGCTCGTCGCCCTCGGCGGCGGGGCCGCCGCTCTGCTTGGCATGGTCGTCGTCGGCGTCGTGGTGTGGGTGCTCGTCGGCCGCACGACCGCGACGCCGAGCACGAAGGACAAGGGGCCGGTCGCGAAGTCCGCACCCGCTCCACAGCCGAAGGGGAAGGTCGAACCGCTCGCCGCCACCACGCCCGGCCGGATGGACGACGCCAACCTCGCGCGGATCAAGAAGGCGACGGTGTACGTCCGGATCCGCACCGCGAAGGGGGTCTCGTCCGGCAGCGGGTTCTTCGTCGAGCCGGGGTTGATCGTCACCAACCACCACGTGATCAACCACCCCGGCCGGCTGGAAGTCGTGACCCAGAGCGGGACCGTGGAGACGCGGACCTACCCGGCCCGCGTGCTGTTCCAGGACGCGACGAAGGACCTGGCGCTCGTCGAGGCCGCGGGCGCGACGACCCCGGGCGTACTCCAGGTGGGTGACACCACGGCCCTCCGCGAGACGCACGAGGTGTACGCGTTCGGGTTCCCGCTCGGGGAGCGGGTCGGGCAGGAGATCACGGTGACGAAAACGACCGTCAGCAGCATCCGCACCGGGGGCGACCGGAAGCGCCGCGAGGTGCAACTGAACGGCGGCCTGGAGCACGGCAACTCCGGCGGCCCCGTCACCGACGTGACCGGCCGGGTGGTCGGCGTCGCCGTCTCGAAGTTCGACAACACGAGCGTCCACTTCGCCATCGCCGCCGAGGAAGTGACGCAGTTCCTCGCCCGCTACGAGCGCTAA
- a CDS encoding fumarate reductase/succinate dehydrogenase flavoprotein subunit has translation MNLDAKVPGGPLAEKWTRFKENQRLINPANKRKYTVLVVGTGLAGGAAAATLAELGYNVRAFCYQDSPRRAHSIAAQGGINAAKNYRNDGDSVHRLFYDTIKGGDFRSREANVHRLAEESVNIIDQCVAQGVPFAREYGGLLDTRSFGGAQLQRTFYCRGQTGQQLLLGAYQALSRQIGLGTVKMFPRCEMIDLIVADGRARGIVTRHLETGKIESFTADAVVLATGGYGNVFYLSTNANGCNVSATYRAHKRGAAFANPCYTQIHPTCIPVTGDHQSKLTLMSESLRNDGRIWVPKNTSDIGKHPGQIAEPDRDYFLERKYPSYGNLAPRDIASRAAKEACDAGRGVGPGGRGVYLDFGAAIQKQGKDKIADKYGNLFEMYERITAESGYERPMRIYPAVHYTMGGLWVNYELMSNVPGLFVAGEANFSDHGANRLGASALMQGLADGYFVLPYTLTHWLAGEKPGALPLDHPEVRRTEAEATEKIKKLLAIKGKKTATDFHRESGKVMWDNVGMARTRQSLTEAIARIQELRAEFWENVNVPGSADDLNTALERANRVADYLEFGELLARDALAREESCGAHFRLEYQQKDDNGKPNGECERDDDHFQHVAAWEYAGPGKEPARHVEPLAFEVAKPTKRSYK, from the coding sequence ATGAATCTCGACGCGAAGGTGCCGGGCGGCCCGCTGGCCGAGAAGTGGACGCGGTTCAAGGAGAACCAGCGCCTCATCAACCCGGCCAACAAGCGGAAGTACACCGTCCTCGTGGTCGGCACCGGCCTCGCCGGCGGGGCCGCCGCCGCGACGCTGGCCGAACTCGGGTACAACGTCCGGGCGTTCTGCTACCAGGACTCGCCGCGCCGCGCCCACAGTATCGCCGCCCAGGGCGGCATCAACGCCGCCAAGAACTACCGCAACGACGGCGACTCGGTCCACCGCCTCTTCTACGACACCATCAAGGGCGGCGACTTCCGCAGCCGCGAGGCGAACGTCCACCGGCTCGCCGAGGAGTCGGTGAACATCATCGACCAGTGCGTCGCCCAGGGCGTGCCGTTCGCCCGCGAGTACGGCGGGCTTCTGGACACGCGCAGCTTCGGCGGCGCGCAGTTGCAGCGCACCTTCTACTGCCGCGGGCAGACCGGCCAGCAACTCCTCCTCGGCGCGTACCAGGCGCTCAGCCGGCAGATCGGCCTGGGCACGGTCAAGATGTTCCCCCGCTGCGAGATGATCGACCTCATCGTCGCCGACGGCCGCGCCCGCGGGATCGTCACGCGGCACCTCGAGACCGGCAAGATCGAGTCGTTCACCGCCGACGCCGTGGTGCTGGCGACCGGCGGCTACGGGAACGTGTTCTACCTCAGCACGAACGCCAACGGCTGCAACGTCAGCGCGACGTACCGGGCGCACAAGCGCGGGGCCGCGTTCGCCAACCCGTGCTACACCCAGATCCACCCGACGTGCATCCCCGTCACCGGCGACCACCAGTCGAAGTTGACGCTGATGAGCGAGAGCCTCCGCAACGACGGCCGCATCTGGGTGCCGAAGAACACCAGCGACATCGGCAAGCACCCGGGCCAGATCGCCGAGCCGGACCGCGATTACTTCCTGGAGCGGAAGTACCCGAGCTACGGCAACCTGGCCCCGCGCGACATCGCCAGCCGGGCCGCGAAGGAGGCGTGCGACGCCGGCCGCGGCGTCGGCCCCGGCGGCCGCGGCGTTTACCTCGACTTCGGCGCCGCCATCCAGAAGCAGGGCAAGGACAAGATCGCCGACAAGTACGGCAACCTGTTCGAGATGTACGAGCGGATCACCGCCGAGAGCGGGTACGAGCGGCCGATGCGCATTTACCCCGCCGTCCACTACACGATGGGCGGGCTGTGGGTGAACTACGAACTGATGTCGAACGTGCCCGGCCTGTTCGTCGCCGGCGAGGCCAACTTCTCCGACCACGGGGCGAACCGGCTCGGGGCGAGTGCCCTGATGCAGGGGCTGGCCGACGGCTACTTCGTGCTGCCGTACACGCTGACGCACTGGCTCGCGGGCGAGAAGCCGGGGGCGCTGCCGCTCGACCACCCCGAGGTGCGCCGCACCGAGGCCGAGGCGACGGAGAAGATCAAGAAGCTGCTGGCGATCAAGGGGAAGAAGACGGCGACCGACTTCCACCGCGAGTCGGGGAAGGTGATGTGGGACAATGTGGGGATGGCCCGGACGCGGCAGTCCCTTACGGAGGCGATCGCCCGGATACAGGAACTCCGGGCCGAGTTCTGGGAGAACGTCAACGTCCCCGGCTCGGCCGACGACCTGAACACGGCGCTGGAGCGGGCGAACCGGGTCGCCGACTACCTGGAGTTTGGCGAACTGCTGGCCCGCGACGCGCTGGCCCGCGAGGAGAGCTGCGGCGCCCACTTCCGGCTGGAGTACCAGCAGAAGGACGACAACGGTAAGCCGAACGGCGAGTGCGAACGGGACGACGACCACTTCCAGCACGTCGCGGCGTGGGAGTACGCGGGCCCCGGCAAGGAACCGGCCCGTCACGTCGAGCCGCTGGCGTTCGAGGTCGCGAAGCCGACGAAGCGGAGCTACAAGTAA
- a CDS encoding gamma-glutamyl-gamma-aminobutyrate hydrolase family protein, with translation MAARKDPPAPPARPLIGINAEFFNPKNGTAHLKLNAAYLDAVIAAGALPVIIPPLRKDNLAEIDALLDTVCGVILTGGADMDPRRNGQAPTAAVTPMAARREDADRYLLAKIFERKTTVLGIGLGMQQLNVFAGGTLYLHLPAENPRAMPHYDQTGAPHRHMVLIEPNTRLDEIYGAPELRVNSQHHQAVNQLGKKMRVAARAPDGVVEAIESTDPTWFCVGVQWHPEADTASALDGQIFECFVQAAVRSADELVAA, from the coding sequence ATGGCCGCACGTAAAGACCCGCCCGCGCCGCCCGCCCGCCCCCTCATCGGCATCAACGCCGAATTCTTCAACCCGAAGAACGGCACCGCCCACCTGAAGCTCAACGCCGCGTACCTCGACGCGGTCATCGCCGCCGGGGCGCTGCCGGTCATCATCCCGCCGCTCCGCAAGGACAACCTCGCCGAGATCGACGCCCTGCTGGACACGGTGTGCGGCGTCATCCTCACCGGCGGCGCCGACATGGACCCGCGCCGCAACGGCCAGGCGCCGACGGCCGCGGTCACGCCGATGGCGGCGCGCCGCGAGGACGCCGACCGCTACCTGCTGGCCAAGATTTTCGAGCGGAAGACGACGGTGCTCGGCATCGGCCTCGGGATGCAGCAGCTGAACGTGTTCGCCGGCGGCACGCTGTACCTCCACCTGCCGGCCGAGAACCCGCGGGCGATGCCGCACTACGACCAGACCGGCGCCCCGCACCGGCACATGGTGCTGATCGAGCCGAACACCCGGCTCGACGAGATCTACGGCGCCCCCGAGCTGCGGGTGAACAGCCAGCACCACCAGGCGGTGAACCAGCTCGGCAAGAAGATGCGCGTCGCCGCCCGCGCCCCGGACGGCGTCGTCGAGGCGATCGAGAGCACCGACCCGACCTGGTTCTGCGTCGGCGTCCAGTGGCACCCCGAGGCCGACACCGCCAGCGCGCTCGACGGCCAGATTTTCGAGTGCTTCGTGCAGGCCGCCGTCCGCAGCGCGGACGAGCTGGTGGCGGCATAA